GTGAGCCCGTGAGAGCGCGCGCGCCTGGCGCCCTCCGACACGACATCAAGTGGAATTTCGAGCTGAAAAAGCGCTGTGCCGCACTCCGCGTATAGAGAGTCCAGGACATCAAGGTCTTCAACTGTCAGAGCCATGTTGGCCCCGGGATCAACGACGATGGTGTTCATTCCCGTCGTCTCTTCGACGACGATGAGCGCGACGCCAGTCGATACGGCGTCCGACCGCCTGACATGCGAGGTGTCGATGCCCGCATTCGCCAGCGAATCCACGAGATAGTCGCCAAAAGCGTCCGCGCCGGCGCAACCGAGCAAGCAAACGTCCTGGCCCAGCCTCGCCGCGGCGACGGCCTGATTCGCGCCCTTGCCGCCGGGAACCATACTAAAGCCGGTTCCGTGCACGTTCTCTCCCGGCTCTGGTATGCGAGGCGCCGTGATCACCATATCGAGAACAATGCTGCCGACGACAAGCGTTCCTGCCATCTGTTGCCTCGCTATATTTCTTTGCCTTTGTACTCCGCCGCCATGGACGGCACGATCTTCGGGCCACCCACCAGATGTGACATCAGATAGACGGTGGCGGCGCGTTCGACTATCTCGGCGTGAAGCAGCGCGTCACGTATTTTCGAGCCGACGGCCACAACGCCGTGGTGCGCGAGCAGGCAGGCGTTCCTG
This sequence is a window from Candidatus Anoxymicrobium japonicum. Protein-coding genes within it:
- the rbsK gene encoding ribokinase, which encodes MAGTLVVGSIVLDMVITAPRIPEPGENVHGTGFSMVPGGKGANQAVAAARLGQDVCLLGCAGADAFGDYLVDSLANAGIDTSHVRRSDAVSTGVALIVVEETTGMNTIVVDPGANMALTVEDLDVLDSLYAECGTALFQLEIPLDVVSEGARRARSHGLTTVLDAGPPRGANVCLAKLFDVVSPNEKELASLTGREVRDFDEASSAAKELLDAGIDTLVVKMGEAGALLVTGEEQKLFPAFKVNALDSTGAGDAFTAGLVVALSEGMELDGAVRFANAAGAVAATAPGAQPSMPSRSQVERLLARDERP